A single region of the Ornithorhynchus anatinus isolate Pmale09 chromosome 6, mOrnAna1.pri.v4, whole genome shotgun sequence genome encodes:
- the IKBKG gene encoding NF-kappa-B essential modulator produces MNGNQRNHACEMVQPNGGPASEFETLREDSSLGKSAMLHLPADQDPQEALQRFLVENQELREAIRQSNQMLREWYKEFLNFQANHKEEKEFLRRKFQGARNLVERLNLEKIDLKRQRERALQELEQLKRSQKLAALGTEAPVFEDTETVTLTNELVDLAMVPGEKTDYLQALKEQKEQLENHLQQLQKTNHSLLMEKLALLTENQELKLKVPPRQPEEPRLKVKENGILPERLLETESLQGASGSARTGNSDELLKKRLRDTEDENTSLKQELASLQGEMTQLLTREKEGERKAEQQLQALKKQVEQLTEDKASVKAQVTSLLGELQESQSRLEVANKEKQSLEDRARIASEKAKKQESENETLHKQHSVQVDQLRLQAQNLDSALRMERQIASEEKRKLAQLQAAYHQLFQEYDNHIKSSLASNERNREIDLQLDALNQQLQQAEEALVAKQELIDKLKEEAEQHRTIMETIPVLKAQADIFKADFQAERQAREKLAERKEFLQDQLEQMQRELNKLKADSQEATRERIEDMRRRHLENSQPPLPQPAHLVNHLPFHSLSTQRRSLPDEQPDFCCPKCQYQAPDMDTLQIHVMECIE; encoded by the exons ATGAACGGGAATCAGAGGAATCACGCTTGTGAAATGGTGCAGCCAAACGGGGGGCCGGCGAGTGAGTTCGAGACCCTCAGGGAAGATTCTTCCCTGGGAAAGTCAGCCATGCTGCACCTGCCTGCAGACCAAGACCCTCAAGAGGCCCTACAACGGTTCCTGGTAGAGAACCAGGAGCTGAGAG AGGCCATCCGGCAGAGCAACCAGATGCTCCGGGAGTGGTACAAAGAGTTCTTAAACTTCCAAGCCAACCAtaaagaggagaaggaatttcTAAGGAGAAAATTTCAAGGGGCCCGGAACCTGGTGGAGCGGCTGAACTTGGAAAAGATCGACttgaagagacagagggagcGAGCTCTGCAAGAATTGGAGCAGCTGAAGCGAAGTCAGAAG ctTGCTGCCCTAGGGACGGAAGCACCGGTTTTTGAAGACACAGAAACGGTCACACTCACCAATGAGCTGGTTGATCTTGCCATG GTGCCTGGTGAGAAGACAGACTATCTCCAGGCTCTGAAGGAGCAAAAAGAACAACTAGAGAACCATTTGCAGCAGTTGCAAAAAACTAATCACAGCCTTCTCATGGAGAAACTGGCCCTCTTGACCGAGAACCAGGAGCTGAAGTTGAAAGTGCCCCCGAGGCAGCCTGAAGAGCCACGTCTCAAAGTCAAG GAAAATGGAATTTTGCCAGAGAGGCTTTTGGAGACAGAGTCCTTGCAGGGGGCAAGTGGCAG TGCCAGGACTGGGAATTCAGATGAATTGCTGAAGAAGAGGCTGAGAGACACGGAAGATGA GAACACATCTCTGAAGCAGGAGCTGGCGTCTCTGCAGGGGGAAATGACCCAGCTATTGAccagggagaaggagggtgagaggaAAGCCGAACAGCAGTTGCAGGCGTTGAAGAAGCAAGTTGAG CAACTGACGGAGGATAAAGCCTCCGTGAAAGCCCAGGTGACATCGCTGCTTGGGGAACTGCAAGAGAGCCAGAGTCGCCTGGaagtagcaaataaagagaagcagagcCTCGAGGACAG AGCCCGAATTGCAAGTGAGAAAGCCAAAAAGCAAGAGAGTGAGAACGAGACCCTTCACAAGCAGCACAGCGTGCAGGTGGACCAATTGCGACTGCAAGCCCAAAACCTGGATTCTGCCCTGCGCATGGAACGCCAGATTGCCTCTGAAGAGAA GCGGAAGCTGGCACAGTTACAAGCCGCCTATCACCAGCTCTTTCAGGAATACGACAACCACATCAAGAGCAGTCTGGCAAGCAACGAGAGAAATCGG GAAATCGACCTCCAGCTGGATGCCCTGAATCAGCAGCTGCAGCAGGCCGAAGAGGCTCTGGTGGCGAAACAGGAACTGATCGACAAACTCAAGGAGGAAGCGGAGCAGCACAGGACTATCATGGAAACCATCCCCGTCCTGAAGGCGCAG GCTGATATCTTCAaggctgacttccaggccgaaaGGCAAGCCCGGGAAAAGTTGGCCGAGCGGAAAGAGTTCCTTCAGGACCAGCTGGAACAGATGCAGAGGGAGCTTAACAAATTGAAGGCTGATTCCCAAGAAGCAACCCG GGAGAGGATAGAGGACATGAGGAGGCGACACTTAGAGAACTCTCAGCCACCTTTACCCCAGCCAG